From the genome of Cedecea lapagei, one region includes:
- a CDS encoding YebY family protein — protein sequence MKKSILTLLLLACAGSALAAPQIITVSRFEVGKDKWAFNREEVMLSCRAGNALFAINPSTLMQYPLNAIAEQQIKSGQTSGQPISVIQVDDPQHPGQKMSLEPFIERAQKLCSE from the coding sequence ATGAAAAAGAGCATTTTGACTTTACTGCTGCTGGCCTGCGCGGGCTCGGCGCTGGCTGCCCCGCAAATTATCACCGTCAGTCGGTTTGAGGTGGGTAAAGACAAATGGGCATTCAACCGTGAAGAGGTGATGCTGAGCTGCAGGGCGGGAAACGCGCTGTTTGCCATTAACCCGAGTACCCTGATGCAGTATCCGCTGAACGCCATCGCCGAGCAGCAGATTAAGAGCGGTCAAACGAGCGGGCAGCCCATCAGCGTGATTCAGGTCGACGATCCGCAGCATCCCGGCCAGAAAATGAGTCTCGAACCTTTCATTGAGCGTGCGCAAAAGCTGTGTAGCGAATAA
- a CDS encoding DNA polymerase III subunit theta has product MSYNLADLPQEEMDKVNVDLAAAGVAFKERYNMPVVAEMVEREQPEHLRNWFRERLIAHRLASVNLSRLPYEPKQK; this is encoded by the coding sequence ATGAGCTACAATCTCGCCGATTTACCCCAGGAAGAAATGGATAAAGTTAACGTCGATCTTGCGGCTGCCGGGGTGGCGTTTAAAGAGCGCTATAACATGCCCGTCGTCGCAGAGATGGTGGAGCGTGAACAGCCGGAACATCTCCGTAACTGGTTTCGCGAAAGGCTAATAGCCCATCGGCTGGCGTCGGTGAATCTCTCGCGTCTGCCGTACGAACCTAAGCAAAAATAA
- the yobA gene encoding CopC domain-containing protein YobA, which produces MAFISSRIATVAAFVAAMAVSPAVLAHAHLKQQSPAADSAVTASPQTLTLSFSEGVEPNFSGVSVTGPQKSAVKTGKVKVAEADNKQLIVPVEEALKPGDYSVDWHVVSVDGHKTKGNYHFSVK; this is translated from the coding sequence ATGGCGTTCATCTCCTCCCGCATCGCAACCGTCGCGGCATTTGTCGCTGCTATGGCCGTTTCTCCAGCCGTATTGGCCCATGCTCACCTGAAGCAGCAGTCCCCGGCAGCCGATTCCGCCGTGACGGCTTCTCCGCAGACGCTGACCCTGAGCTTCTCCGAAGGCGTGGAGCCTAACTTCAGCGGCGTAAGCGTCACCGGGCCGCAAAAATCCGCCGTGAAGACCGGTAAAGTCAAAGTCGCTGAGGCTGATAACAAACAGCTGATTGTGCCGGTAGAAGAGGCCTTAAAGCCGGGTGACTATTCCGTTGACTGGCATGTCGTGTCGGTAGACGGGCATAAAACTAAAGGTAACTACCACTTCTCAGTGAAGTAA
- a CDS encoding tellurite resistance TerB family protein produces the protein MNNWLQQLQSLLGQSTSPQSSQPAAGNGPEGIGKLLVPGALGGLAGLLLASKSSRKLLTKYGTSALLVGGGAVAGSVLWNKYKERVRQSQPATEGYSEPHSSVDVRTERLITALVFAAKSDGHIDAKERQFIDQQLREVGIDGEGKALVQRAIDRPLDPQLLAQSVRNEEEALEVYYLSCTAIDIDHFMERSYLSALGDALNIPQDVRSGIEQDLQQQKQALPV, from the coding sequence ATGAATAACTGGTTACAGCAGCTTCAGTCGTTACTGGGGCAATCCACCTCCCCTCAATCCTCGCAGCCTGCAGCCGGTAACGGCCCTGAAGGGATCGGTAAACTTCTGGTGCCGGGCGCGCTGGGCGGGTTAGCCGGACTCCTGCTGGCAAGCAAGTCTTCACGCAAGCTGTTAACCAAATATGGCACCAGCGCCCTGCTGGTTGGCGGCGGGGCCGTCGCGGGCAGCGTGCTGTGGAACAAATATAAAGAGCGGGTTCGGCAGAGCCAGCCTGCTACTGAGGGTTATAGCGAGCCACACTCGTCAGTTGATGTCCGGACTGAACGGCTGATCACCGCCCTGGTCTTTGCCGCAAAGAGCGACGGTCATATTGATGCGAAGGAGCGTCAGTTCATCGATCAGCAACTGCGCGAAGTCGGTATCGATGGCGAAGGTAAAGCGCTGGTTCAGCGCGCCATCGACAGGCCTTTAGATCCGCAGCTTCTGGCTCAGAGCGTAAGAAATGAGGAAGAGGCGCTGGAGGTTTATTACCTGAGCTGCACCGCTATCGATATCGATCACTTTATGGAGCGCAGCTATCTGAGCGCGCTGGGCGATGCGCTAAACATTCCGCAGGATGTGCGGTCTGGCATCGAGCAGGATCTTCAGCAGCAAAAACAAGCGCTCCCGGTTTAA
- the exoX gene encoding exodeoxyribonuclease X encodes MLRIIDTETCGLQGGVVEVASVDILDGKIVNPMSDLVRPDRPISHQAMAIHKITEEMVANKPWIEEVIPRYLGSRYYVAHNASFDSRMLPEMQGDWICTVKLARRLWPGIKYSNMGLYKSLKLHVDTPAGLHHHRALFDCYITAALLLRIMDVSGWTPEEMVTITGRPALVTTMMFGKYRGKPIAEIAEDDPGYLRWMLNNIKELTPDLRMTLKHYLAARAAD; translated from the coding sequence ATGCTGCGCATTATTGATACGGAAACCTGTGGATTACAGGGTGGCGTGGTGGAAGTCGCGTCTGTCGATATTCTTGATGGCAAGATTGTGAACCCGATGAGCGATCTTGTTCGCCCTGACCGCCCGATTAGCCATCAGGCAATGGCCATCCATAAAATTACCGAAGAGATGGTCGCCAACAAACCCTGGATTGAAGAGGTGATCCCTCGCTATCTCGGTAGCCGTTATTATGTGGCGCACAACGCCAGCTTTGATAGCCGTATGCTGCCGGAAATGCAGGGCGACTGGATTTGTACGGTGAAGCTGGCGCGTCGCCTGTGGCCGGGCATCAAATACAGCAATATGGGGCTGTATAAATCACTGAAGCTCCACGTGGACACGCCTGCCGGGCTTCATCATCACCGCGCCCTGTTCGACTGCTACATCACTGCGGCCCTGCTGCTGAGAATTATGGACGTGTCCGGCTGGACGCCGGAAGAGATGGTCACGATCACCGGGCGCCCTGCCCTGGTGACCACGATGATGTTCGGTAAATACCGGGGTAAGCCGATTGCGGAAATCGCCGAAGACGATCCGGGTTATCTGCGCTGGATGCTTAACAACATCAAGGAGCTCACGCCGGATCTTCGTATGACCTTAAAGCATTATCTTGCCGCCAGGGCGGCTGATTAA
- the copD gene encoding copper homeostasis membrane protein CopD, with the protein MLSAFYIALRFIHFTALMVLLGSAICCSLLAPQQFKPVLVRRLRAQWRPAVWLSLLSACLLFMAQAGLMGDGWRDVISPAVWQAVLSTRFGSVWIWQLLLALVTLAVVLIGPRAMQGLLMLFAAAQLIVLAGVGHAAMHDGAIGAFQRINHAIHLLSAAWWVGGLLPLLVCMHMAHKPRWRGPAITAMMRFSRYGHLAVAAVLVTGVVNGLLILGWSLPLESGYLRLLALKVGLVLVMVTLALINRYILVPRFETAQADARRRFIQLTWLEVILSVAVLLLVSIFATWEPF; encoded by the coding sequence GTGCTGTCGGCGTTTTACATCGCGCTGCGTTTTATCCACTTCACGGCATTGATGGTGCTGCTGGGCAGCGCCATCTGCTGTTCGTTACTTGCCCCGCAGCAGTTTAAGCCGGTGCTTGTGCGTCGCCTCAGAGCGCAGTGGCGGCCTGCCGTTTGGCTGTCGCTTCTCAGCGCCTGTCTGCTATTTATGGCTCAGGCCGGGCTAATGGGCGACGGCTGGCGCGATGTGATTTCTCCGGCCGTGTGGCAGGCCGTGCTCTCCACTCGCTTTGGCTCCGTCTGGATATGGCAGCTGTTGCTTGCCCTGGTGACGCTTGCCGTTGTGCTCATCGGGCCGCGAGCCATGCAGGGATTGCTGATGCTGTTTGCCGCCGCTCAGCTGATTGTTCTGGCCGGAGTCGGCCACGCCGCGATGCATGACGGTGCGATTGGCGCATTCCAGCGTATTAACCACGCCATTCACCTGTTGAGCGCAGCCTGGTGGGTTGGCGGCCTGCTGCCTTTGCTGGTCTGTATGCATATGGCGCACAAGCCGCGTTGGCGGGGGCCAGCAATTACCGCGATGATGCGCTTTTCGCGTTATGGCCACCTTGCCGTAGCTGCTGTGCTGGTGACCGGCGTTGTTAACGGCCTGCTCATTCTTGGCTGGTCGCTGCCGCTGGAAAGTGGTTATCTGCGTTTACTGGCGTTGAAGGTTGGGCTGGTGCTGGTAATGGTTACGCTGGCGCTTATCAATCGCTATATACTGGTGCCGCGTTTTGAGACGGCGCAGGCCGATGCGCGGCGACGCTTTATTCAGCTGACCTGGCTGGAAGTGATTTTATCGGTAGCGGTACTGCTGCTCGTCAGCATATTCGCCACCTGGGAGCCGTTCTGA